The Engystomops pustulosus chromosome 9, aEngPut4.maternal, whole genome shotgun sequence genome includes a window with the following:
- the DBH gene encoding dopamine beta-hydroxylase: MAARRPCTFSHLKIATVVPIYFTMIGLVLVLSMVAQHDTTPVATFFPYTVPLDPEGSLQLSWNVSYSEKVVNFQILIKNLKFGMIFGMSDRGEFEGADMAVLWSDGMSSYFGDAWSDENGRLHIDSHQDYQLLSAQQTPEGLYLVFRRPFTTCDPNDYLIEDGTVHLVYALLEKPFQSLSAINISSLHRGLQRVQLLKPEVLTSPHLPKDVITMDVRAPDVVIPDQETTYWCYITELPEDFPKHHIVMYEPVITRGHEAIVHHIEVFQCSEDYDTFPHYSGPCDSKMKPQRLNYCRHVLAAWAMGAKAFYYPDEVGLAFGGPRSSRFLRLEVHYHNPLELKGLRDSSGIRLHYTPSLRRYDAGIMELGLVYTPVMAIPPHQREFTLSGYCTEKCTDMALPSEGIHIFASQLHTHLTGRSVTTVMVRDGKEIAIVNQDKHFSPHFQEIRMLKKHVHVLPGDLLVTRCSYNTEDRTRVTVGGFSITDEMCVNYIHYYPRTELELCKSHVDPGYLKKYFNLVNRFSGDEVCTCPQSAVTQQFNEVPWNSFTSQVLDSLYSYSPISMHCNKSSAVRFPGDWERQPLPVIKQALSPPSPGCPAQEDPVSAGPAIVRIKNMGN; this comes from the exons ATGGCTGCCCGGAGACCCTGCACCTTCTCCCACCTGAAGATCGCAACCGTGGTGCCCATCTACTTCACCATGATCGGCTTGGTACTGGTCTTGTCTATGGTGGCTCAACACGACACCACCCCGGTAGCCACCTTCTTCCCATACACCGTCCCCCTGGACCCCGAGGGTTCCCTCCAGCTCTCCTGGAACGTTAGCTACTCCGAAAAAGTGGTGAATTTCCAGATTCTGATCAAAAACCTAAAATTTGGAATGATATTTGGCATGTCAGATCGGGGAGAGTTCGAGGGCGCCGACATGGCTGTCCTGTGGAGCGATGGCATGAGCTCTTATTTTGGA GATGCCTGGAGCGACGAGAACGGACGTCTACACATTGATTCCCACCAGGACTACCAGCTACTGTCAGCACAGCAGACGCCTGAGGGGCTCTATCTTGTCTTCCGGAGGCCGTTCACTACCTGCGATCCCAATGACTACCTGATAGAG GATGGGACAGTGCACCTGGTCTATGCTCTGCTGGAGAAGCCATTCCAGTCCTTGTCTGCTATCAATATCTCCTCCCTCCACCGAGGACTCCAGCGGGTGCAACTCCTGAAACCAGAGGTCCTCACATCCCCCCACCTCCCCAAGGATGTGATTACCATGGATGTCCGAGCCCCAGATGTTGTTATTCCGGATCAAGAGACGACTTATTGGTGTTATATCACCGAGCTGCCGGAGGACTTCCCTAAGCATCACATAGTCATG TATGAGCCGGTCATTACGAGGGGACATGAAGCTATCGTCCATCACATTGAGGTCTTCCAGTGCTCGGAGGACTATGACACCTTCCCTCATTATAGTGGTCCTTGTGACTCGAAGATGAAACCACAGAGGCTGAACTACTGCAGACACGTCCTGGCCGCCTGGGCAATGGGGGCAAAG GCATTTTACTATCCGGATGAGGTCGGCCTCGCCTTTGGGGGTCCCAGGTCTTCTCGCTTCCTGCGACTAGAGGTTCATTACCACAATCCTCTGGAGCTAAAAG GTCTCCGGGACTCTTCCGGTATCCGCCTCCATTACACGCCATCACTGCGGAGATATGACGCAGGGATCATGGAGCTTGGTCTGGTGTACACCCCAGTAATGGCCATCCCCCCTCATCAGAGAGAATTCACACTCAGCGGATATTGTACAGAGAAGTGCACAGACATG GCTCTTCCATCGGAGGGGATTCACATATTTGCCTCTCAGCTGCACACACATCTGACGGGGCGGAGCGTGACCACCGTGATGGTGCGGGACGGGAAGGAGATCGCAATCGTCAATCAGGATAAACACTTCAGCCCACACTTTCAG GAGATTCGGATGCTTAAGAAACACGTCCATGTTTTACCG GGGGATTTGCTGGTGACAAGATGCTCCTACAACACAGAGGACAGAACCCGAGTGACAGTG GGTGGGTTCAGCATCACAGATGAGATGTGTGTGAACTATATACATTATTACCCCCGCACTGAGCTGGAACTGTGCAAGAGCCACGTCGATCCCGGATATCTAAAGAAATACTTCAACCTTGTGAACAG GTTCAGCGGAGATGAGGTCTGCACATGTCCGCAGTCAGCTGTCACCCAACAATTCAACGAGGTGCCATGGAATTCCTTCACCAGCCAAGTCCTGGACTCCTTATATAGTTACTCTCCTATCTCCATGCATTGTAACAAATCCTCCGCTGTGAGGTTCCCG GGTGACTGGGAGAGGCAGCCATTACCAGTCATTAAACAAGCCTTGTCACCCCCCTCGCCCGGCTGCCCAGCCCAGGAGGAccctgtatctgcaggaccggccATCGTGAGGATAAAGAACATGGGAAACTAG